In a genomic window of Nocardia fluminea:
- a CDS encoding LysR family transcriptional regulator, translated as MRHRSADGSMDLVQLRTFLAVFRTGSLTAGAVQVGLSQPTVTTQIQALERHLGRPLFERLPRGVTPTAAGHELAARVGRPLEELEAIVSGAATDRAAPPEPPVLLGGPAEMLAAKIVPALSPLVADGVRLTVSTGMTDELLTRLHSGALDLVFATTRPRGRAVLAEPLVDEEFLLVAAPSIADRIDTERLRNEGPIALAGIPLVSYAADLPILRRYWRHVFETRLETEPALIVGDLRAVLAAVTAGAGISVLPHYLCGRERADGTLVTLLDPADPPINTGFLARRVGAPSRPHVDLVRARLVAAARTWRAGCGD; from the coding sequence ATGAGACATAGGTCAGCCGATGGCTCGATGGATCTGGTCCAGTTGCGGACCTTTCTCGCTGTGTTCCGTACCGGCTCGCTCACCGCGGGCGCGGTCCAGGTCGGGCTGTCGCAACCGACCGTGACCACGCAGATCCAGGCGCTCGAACGGCACCTGGGCAGACCCCTGTTCGAACGGCTGCCGCGCGGGGTGACGCCGACCGCCGCCGGTCACGAGCTCGCGGCACGGGTCGGTCGTCCGCTCGAGGAACTGGAGGCGATCGTCAGTGGTGCGGCGACCGACCGCGCGGCCCCGCCCGAGCCGCCGGTGCTGCTCGGTGGACCGGCGGAGATGCTCGCCGCCAAGATCGTGCCCGCGTTGTCGCCCCTGGTCGCCGACGGTGTGCGGCTCACGGTCAGCACCGGAATGACCGACGAGCTGCTCACTCGATTGCATTCGGGGGCACTGGATCTGGTCTTCGCCACCACCCGCCCGCGCGGGCGAGCCGTGCTGGCCGAGCCACTCGTCGACGAAGAATTCCTCCTCGTCGCGGCCCCGTCGATCGCCGACCGGATCGACACCGAACGGCTGCGGAACGAGGGCCCGATCGCGCTCGCGGGCATCCCGCTCGTCAGCTACGCCGCCGATCTGCCGATCCTGCGCCGCTATTGGCGCCACGTCTTCGAGACCCGCCTGGAAACCGAGCCCGCCCTGATCGTCGGTGATCTCCGCGCGGTACTCGCCGCTGTCACGGCGGGGGCGGGGATCAGCGTGCTCCCGCACTACCTGTGCGGCCGGGAACGGGCCGACGGGACGCTGGTCACGCTGCTCGATCCCGCCGACCCGCCGATCAACACCGGTTTCCTGGCTCGGCGGGTCGGCGCACCGTCGCGACCGCACGTCGACCTGGTCCGCGCACGGCTGGTGGCGGCGGCACGAACGTGGCGGGCCGGATGCGGTGATTGA
- a CDS encoding ArsR/SmtB family transcription factor — MLAYGSGRVNGGRRVTDIFTALADSTRRALLDELADRDGQTLFELCARLVSKHDISSSRQAITQHLGVLEEAGLVHTRRQGRYKFHHADFTPLRAVSVRWPIPQEDT; from the coding sequence ATGCTTGCCTATGGTTCGGGCAGAGTGAACGGAGGGCGCCGAGTGACCGATATCTTCACCGCGTTGGCGGATTCGACACGACGCGCGCTCCTCGACGAACTGGCCGATCGTGACGGGCAAACGCTGTTCGAACTGTGCGCCCGCCTCGTGAGCAAGCACGACATCAGCTCCTCACGCCAGGCGATCACCCAGCACCTGGGCGTCCTCGAGGAAGCCGGTCTCGTCCATACCCGTCGGCAAGGCCGATACAAGTTCCACCACGCCGATTTCACGCCGCTGCGGGCGGTGTCGGTGCGATGGCCGATCCCTCAGGAGGACACATGA
- a CDS encoding VOC family protein, which translates to MRIGVTSVFVDDQAKAEAFYTDVLGFQVKDKVPVGEYDWLTLVSPADVDGIQLLLEPDQHPAAKAYKTALSAEGIPVIVFTVDDLDAEYRRLLDRGVFFTQAPAPMGPVSTAVFDDTCGNLIQLMAPVTE; encoded by the coding sequence ATCCGCATCGGAGTGACCAGCGTCTTCGTCGACGACCAGGCCAAGGCCGAGGCCTTCTACACCGACGTGCTCGGGTTCCAGGTCAAAGACAAGGTTCCTGTCGGTGAGTACGACTGGCTCACCCTCGTCTCGCCCGCCGACGTGGACGGCATCCAGCTGCTGCTCGAGCCCGACCAGCACCCGGCGGCCAAGGCTTACAAAACGGCACTGAGCGCCGAAGGCATCCCTGTCATCGTCTTCACCGTCGACGACCTCGACGCCGAATACCGCCGCCTCCTCGACCGCGGCGTCTTCTTCACCCAGGCACCCGCCCCCATGGGACCGGTCAGCACCGCGGTCTTCGACGACACCTGCGGCAACCTGATCCAGCTGATGGCGCCCGTTACCGAGTGA
- the yaaA gene encoding peroxide stress protein YaaA, which produces MLVLLPPSETKSDGGSGAPLDLADLAMPQLSAVRDKLLTEVVQLARDPATAATVLGLGKGADAEIARNATLRTSATRPALERYTGVLYDALDAKSFTKVQRAKAYARLGIGSALFGAVRAADPIPAYRLSGGTKLPGLPTLSALWRDVLPDALYAEAAGELVIDLRSGTYQQLGRVPDAITANVLTEHPDGSRTVVSHFNKHHKGLLARALVLTRADPTDVRAVARVATTAGLRAEIASPTELLIITR; this is translated from the coding sequence GTGCTGGTGCTGCTGCCTCCTTCCGAAACCAAGTCCGACGGCGGATCGGGCGCGCCGCTGGACCTCGCCGATCTCGCGATGCCACAGCTCAGCGCGGTGCGCGACAAACTGCTCACCGAGGTCGTCCAGCTGGCGCGCGACCCCGCCACCGCTGCCACGGTGCTCGGATTGGGCAAAGGCGCCGATGCCGAGATCGCGCGCAACGCGACTCTGCGCACATCGGCGACCCGTCCCGCGCTGGAGCGCTATACGGGGGTCCTCTACGACGCGCTGGACGCGAAGTCGTTCACCAAGGTGCAGCGGGCCAAGGCCTACGCGCGCCTGGGGATCGGATCGGCCCTGTTCGGTGCGGTCCGCGCAGCCGACCCGATCCCCGCCTACCGCCTCTCCGGTGGCACCAAACTCCCAGGGCTGCCGACCCTTTCGGCCCTCTGGCGCGACGTGCTGCCCGACGCTCTCTACGCGGAGGCCGCGGGCGAGCTCGTCATCGACCTCCGGTCGGGCACCTACCAGCAACTCGGCCGGGTCCCCGACGCCATCACCGCCAACGTGCTCACCGAGCACCCGGACGGCTCACGGACCGTCGTCAGCCACTTCAACAAACATCACAAGGGACTGCTCGCCCGCGCGCTGGTCCTCACCCGTGCGGACCCCACCGATGTCCGCGCCGTGGCCCGGGTCGCTACCACAGCGGGGCTGCGCGCCGAGATCGCCTCGCCCACCGAACTGCTGATCATCACTCGGTAA
- the ehuA gene encoding ectoine/hydroxyectoine ABC transporter ATP-binding protein EhuA: MIRFDQVVKRFGDLTVLDHLDFSVRRGEKVTLIGPSGSGKTTILRLLMTLETISDGVIWVDGEPLTHVERGGKLVPAKEKHLRAVRTKIGMVFQQFNLFPNMTVLENITEAPIHVLGKSKDEARERARHLLDVVGLSDKAGAHPAQLSGGQQQRVAIARCCAMDPKVMLLDEVTSALDPELVGDVLDVLRTIAETTDITMLIVTHEMRFAREVSDRVLMFDSGRIVEQGPPEQIFEAPANERTRKFLEAVR, from the coding sequence ATGATCCGATTCGATCAGGTGGTCAAGCGCTTCGGCGATCTCACCGTGCTCGATCACCTCGATTTCAGCGTGCGCCGCGGGGAGAAGGTGACGCTGATCGGGCCGTCGGGCTCGGGCAAGACCACCATCCTGCGGCTGCTGATGACCTTGGAAACGATCAGCGACGGCGTGATCTGGGTCGACGGTGAACCACTCACCCACGTCGAGCGCGGCGGAAAACTGGTGCCTGCCAAGGAGAAACACCTGCGCGCGGTGCGGACCAAGATCGGCATGGTGTTCCAGCAGTTCAACCTGTTCCCGAACATGACCGTGCTGGAGAACATCACCGAGGCGCCGATCCACGTGCTCGGCAAGTCGAAAGACGAAGCGCGCGAACGTGCTCGCCACCTGCTCGATGTGGTCGGCCTGTCGGACAAGGCCGGGGCGCATCCCGCACAGCTGTCGGGCGGCCAGCAGCAGCGGGTGGCGATCGCGCGGTGCTGCGCGATGGACCCGAAGGTCATGTTGCTCGACGAGGTGACCTCGGCCCTCGACCCCGAACTGGTCGGCGACGTCCTCGACGTGCTGCGGACCATCGCCGAGACCACCGACATCACCATGCTGATCGTCACTCACGAGATGCGCTTCGCGCGCGAGGTGTCGGACCGGGTGCTGATGTTCGACTCCGGTCGGATCGTCGAGCAGGGCCCGCCGGAGCAGATCTTCGAAGCACCGGCCAATGAGCGGACGCGCAAGTTCCTCGAAGCCGTGCGCTGA
- the ehuD gene encoding ectoine/hydroxyectoine ABC transporter permease subunit EhuD — translation MSAEWSWERAREALPVLWDGFQITLLATVLGFALAAALGLVIAIIRRTMPRPIAAPVHAVSEFVRLTPLVVQLLFAYTLFTQFSALQIGIVVPGIHYSSYLAEVYRAGIEAVPAGQWEAARALSLPPTRTWGAVVLPQAIRASLPALGTNAVSMFKDTPFLFAISVVELVTAAQQFGARNFAYLESITMAGVFFLVASYPTSVLIRRLEKRLAYY, via the coding sequence ATGAGCGCGGAATGGAGTTGGGAGCGCGCCCGCGAGGCGCTGCCGGTGCTGTGGGACGGCTTCCAGATCACCCTGCTGGCCACAGTGCTCGGCTTCGCGCTGGCCGCGGCGCTCGGACTTGTGATCGCGATCATCCGGCGCACCATGCCGCGCCCGATCGCCGCACCGGTGCACGCGGTGAGCGAGTTCGTCCGGCTCACCCCGCTGGTCGTGCAACTGCTGTTCGCCTACACCCTGTTCACGCAGTTCTCGGCGTTGCAGATCGGCATCGTCGTGCCGGGCATCCACTATTCGAGCTACCTGGCCGAGGTGTATCGGGCCGGGATCGAAGCGGTGCCGGCGGGACAGTGGGAGGCGGCGCGTGCGCTGTCGTTGCCGCCCACCCGGACCTGGGGTGCGGTGGTGCTGCCACAGGCGATCCGGGCGAGCCTGCCCGCGCTCGGCACCAACGCCGTCTCGATGTTCAAGGACACACCGTTCCTGTTCGCCATCTCGGTCGTCGAATTGGTGACCGCCGCACAGCAGTTCGGAGCACGCAACTTCGCGTACCTCGAGTCGATCACGATGGCCGGGGTGTTCTTCCTCGTCGCCAGCTACCCGACGTCTGTGCTGATCAGAAGACTGGAGAAGCGACTTGCCTACTACTGA
- the ehuC gene encoding ectoine/hydroxyectoine ABC transporter permease subunit EhuC yields MSNLDAVRDALPALWQGIVVTLELTIGGALLAFVLALALGTTARVRNLAARGSARVMIEFFRGTSLLVQIFWLFYVLPLLGYKLDPLFCGILALGLNYGAYGAEVVRGALNAVPRAQFEAAVALNFSPWQRMRRVLFPQAWALMLPSLTNLLVHLLKGTAVASYITLHDLTYEIGDLRKTTSDTLFSFGVGLVIYFVLGYVLTLGMNLLEARAKTKLGRGASLEEVLRLAPDETKVAS; encoded by the coding sequence ATGAGCAATCTCGACGCGGTACGCGATGCCCTTCCCGCGCTGTGGCAGGGCATCGTCGTCACGCTGGAGCTGACCATCGGCGGCGCGCTCCTCGCGTTCGTCCTCGCCCTCGCCCTCGGCACCACCGCCCGCGTGCGCAACCTCGCGGCACGCGGCAGCGCCCGGGTGATGATCGAATTCTTCCGCGGCACTTCACTTCTGGTGCAGATCTTCTGGCTGTTCTATGTGCTGCCGCTGCTCGGCTACAAGCTCGACCCGCTGTTCTGCGGCATTCTGGCGCTCGGCCTCAACTACGGCGCCTATGGCGCGGAGGTGGTGCGCGGCGCGCTCAACGCGGTGCCGCGCGCGCAGTTCGAGGCGGCGGTCGCGCTGAATTTCAGCCCGTGGCAGCGGATGCGCCGAGTGCTGTTCCCGCAGGCATGGGCACTGATGCTGCCCTCGTTGACCAATCTGCTGGTCCATCTGCTCAAAGGCACCGCCGTGGCGTCCTACATCACCCTGCACGATCTGACCTACGAGATCGGCGACCTGCGCAAGACCACCAGCGACACACTGTTCTCCTTCGGTGTCGGCCTGGTCATCTACTTCGTCCTCGGCTATGTACTCACCCTTGGCATGAATCTCCTCGAAGCCCGCGCCAAGACCAAGCTGGGTCGCGGGGCATCGCTCGAGGAAGTCCTCCGCCTCGCGCCCGACGAGACGAAGGTGGCGTCATGA
- the ehuB gene encoding ectoine/hydroxyectoine ABC transporter substrate-binding protein EhuB, which translates to MSKRCTAVFTGAALVAAALAGCTKTETTESGQLLQSLKDKGTITVGFAGEAPYSFEEGGQLTGATVALHKEIFANLGIKTVDGVQTEFGALIPGLQADRFDAVSAGMSILPKRCEQASFSEPEFMYTTALMVKPGNPMNLTDMQSIKSSGAKMAAMTGAIESDYASSLGIDATQVGTPQDGMDAVTSGRADVFALTAISLNWLESHTPNAAVDVTPSFVAVIDGKPQIGAGGTVFRTSDPDLLAAYNTELAKITGDKDKYLSIVGKFGFTERELPDPKFTTAKLCKGEI; encoded by the coding sequence ATGTCGAAGCGCTGTACAGCGGTGTTCACCGGAGCCGCGCTGGTGGCCGCGGCCCTCGCCGGGTGCACCAAGACCGAGACCACCGAGAGCGGTCAGCTCCTGCAGTCACTGAAGGACAAGGGCACGATCACCGTGGGTTTCGCCGGTGAAGCGCCCTATTCGTTCGAAGAGGGCGGCCAGCTCACCGGGGCCACGGTGGCCCTGCACAAGGAGATCTTCGCCAACCTCGGCATCAAGACCGTCGACGGTGTGCAGACCGAGTTCGGCGCGCTGATCCCCGGCCTGCAGGCCGATCGATTCGACGCGGTCAGCGCCGGGATGTCGATCTTGCCGAAACGCTGTGAACAGGCGTCTTTCAGCGAGCCGGAATTCATGTACACCACCGCGCTGATGGTGAAACCCGGTAATCCGATGAATTTGACGGATATGCAGTCGATCAAGTCGAGCGGCGCGAAGATGGCCGCGATGACCGGCGCCATCGAATCCGATTACGCCAGCTCACTCGGCATCGACGCCACCCAGGTCGGTACTCCCCAAGACGGGATGGACGCGGTCACCTCCGGGCGCGCCGACGTCTTCGCGCTCACCGCGATCTCGCTGAACTGGCTCGAGAGCCATACCCCCAACGCCGCGGTCGACGTGACGCCGTCGTTCGTGGCCGTCATCGACGGCAAGCCGCAGATCGGTGCGGGCGGCACCGTGTTCCGCACCAGCGATCCCGATCTGCTCGCCGCCTACAATACGGAGCTGGCCAAGATCACCGGCGACAAGGACAAGTACCTGTCGATCGTCGGGAAGTTCGGGTTCACCGAGCGCGAGCTGCCGGATCCGAAGTTCACAACGGCCAAGCTGTGCAAGGGCGAGATCTGA
- a CDS encoding proline--tRNA ligase yields MITRLSRLFLRTLRDDPADAEVPSHKLLVRAGYVRRVAPGVYSWLPLGLRTLRKIEDVVRQEMDATGAQEISLPALLPREPYETTNRWTEYGPGLFRLKDRKGGDYLLGPTHEELFALTVKGEYNSYKDLPVTLYQIQTKYRDEERPRAGILRGREFVMKDSYSFDIDDDGLTNSYATHRKAYQAIFERLGVEYVIVAATSGAMGGSASEEFLAASPVGEDTYVRCVESGYAANVEAVVTPAPAPLPIEGQPAAVEYDTPNTPTIATLVDWANEAKVLDRTVTAADTLKNVMVKLRHPDGKTEILGIGVPGDREVDDKRLGAAVEPAEVELLTEADFAANPFLVKGYIGPKGLAANGVRYLVDPRVVDGTAWITGADVAGKHVVGLVAGRDFTPDGTIEAAEVRDGDPSPDGAGPLVSARGIEIGHIFQLGRKYTDAFDVDVLGENGKPVRLTMGSYGIGVSRMVAVIAEQQHDEKGLRWPAEVAPFDVHVVIANKDAAARDGAEHVVAGLDAEGLEVLFDDRTASPGVKFKDAELLGMPWILVIGRGWAEGKVELRNRFTGEAEEIPAEDAVSAVTAKIRG; encoded by the coding sequence GTGATCACCCGCCTCTCCCGCCTGTTCCTGCGCACCCTGCGAGACGATCCCGCCGACGCCGAGGTGCCCAGCCACAAACTGCTCGTTCGCGCCGGCTACGTCCGCCGGGTCGCCCCCGGCGTGTACTCGTGGCTGCCGCTCGGTCTGCGCACGCTGCGCAAGATCGAGGACGTGGTGCGCCAGGAGATGGACGCCACCGGCGCCCAGGAGATCTCGCTGCCTGCGCTGCTGCCGCGCGAGCCCTACGAGACGACCAACCGGTGGACCGAGTACGGGCCCGGGCTGTTCCGGCTCAAGGACCGCAAGGGCGGGGACTACCTGCTCGGCCCCACCCACGAGGAGCTGTTCGCGCTTACCGTGAAGGGTGAGTACAACTCCTACAAGGACCTGCCGGTCACGCTCTACCAGATCCAGACCAAGTACCGCGACGAGGAACGCCCCCGTGCGGGCATCCTGCGCGGACGTGAGTTCGTGATGAAGGACTCCTACTCCTTCGACATCGACGACGACGGTCTGACCAACAGCTACGCCACCCACCGCAAGGCCTACCAGGCCATCTTCGAACGGCTCGGGGTCGAGTACGTGATCGTGGCCGCCACCTCCGGCGCCATGGGCGGCAGCGCGTCCGAGGAGTTCCTCGCCGCCAGCCCCGTCGGTGAGGACACCTACGTGCGCTGCGTCGAGTCCGGCTACGCGGCGAACGTGGAAGCCGTGGTCACGCCCGCGCCCGCACCGCTGCCCATCGAGGGTCAGCCCGCCGCGGTCGAATACGACACCCCGAACACCCCCACCATCGCGACCCTGGTCGACTGGGCCAACGAGGCGAAGGTGCTCGACCGCACGGTGACCGCCGCCGACACGTTGAAGAACGTGATGGTGAAGCTGCGCCATCCCGACGGCAAGACCGAGATACTCGGCATCGGTGTCCCCGGTGACCGCGAGGTCGACGACAAGCGGCTCGGCGCCGCTGTCGAACCCGCCGAGGTGGAACTGCTCACCGAGGCCGACTTCGCCGCCAACCCGTTCCTGGTGAAGGGCTACATCGGACCGAAGGGCCTGGCCGCCAACGGTGTTCGCTACCTCGTCGACCCCCGCGTCGTCGACGGCACCGCCTGGATCACCGGCGCCGACGTGGCGGGCAAGCACGTGGTCGGCCTGGTCGCCGGTCGCGACTTCACCCCCGACGGCACCATCGAGGCCGCCGAGGTCCGCGACGGCGATCCCTCGCCCGACGGCGCGGGCCCGCTGGTGTCCGCCCGCGGCATCGAGATCGGCCACATCTTCCAGCTCGGCCGCAAGTACACCGACGCCTTCGACGTCGACGTGCTCGGCGAGAACGGCAAGCCGGTCCGCCTCACCATGGGCTCCTACGGCATCGGTGTCTCCCGCATGGTCGCGGTGATCGCCGAACAGCAGCACGACGAGAAGGGCCTGCGCTGGCCCGCCGAAGTCGCCCCCTTCGACGTGCACGTGGTCATCGCCAACAAGGACGCCGCCGCCCGCGACGGCGCCGAACACGTCGTCGCCGGCCTGGACGCCGAGGGCCTCGAGGTCCTCTTCGACGACCGCACCGCCTCCCCGGGCGTGAAGTTCAAGGACGCCGAACTCCTCGGCATGCCCTGGATCCTGGTCATCGGCCGCGGCTGGGCCGAAGGCAAGGTCGAACTGCGCAACCGCTTCACCGGCGAAGCCGAGGAAATCCCCGCCGAAGACGCCGTCAGCGCGGTCACCGCCAAGATCCGCGGCTGA
- a CDS encoding YbaB/EbfC family nucleoid-associated protein, giving the protein MVGSDPSRAAEELARFAVDLEQKAQRLGELQGQMAMTSASASTAGGRVSVTVDSTGVPTAIGLGPSTRSMDPDALSAEILSCMRKAQVKLRSEVADVMRRVVGEDPAGASILDILAERFPDSESETASEHVPPQSRYATPPVDSGPVSQSKWEPPAPATLNRKPDRDQIFTPDEPDEDDEYFGKKSWLE; this is encoded by the coding sequence ATGGTCGGCTCAGATCCCAGCCGTGCCGCAGAGGAATTGGCGCGGTTCGCAGTCGATTTGGAGCAGAAAGCCCAGCGGCTCGGCGAGTTGCAGGGGCAGATGGCGATGACGTCCGCGTCCGCCTCCACCGCGGGCGGGCGGGTGAGCGTCACAGTGGACAGCACGGGGGTGCCCACGGCAATCGGTCTGGGGCCGAGTACGCGGAGCATGGACCCCGACGCACTGTCGGCGGAGATCCTCTCGTGTATGCGCAAGGCACAGGTGAAGTTGCGGTCCGAGGTTGCCGATGTGATGCGACGAGTGGTGGGCGAGGACCCCGCAGGCGCGTCGATCCTCGACATCCTCGCCGAGCGATTCCCTGACTCGGAGTCCGAGACCGCGAGCGAACATGTTCCGCCTCAATCCCGTTACGCGACTCCGCCTGTGGACTCCGGGCCTGTCTCACAATCGAAATGGGAACCACCTGCTCCCGCAACGCTGAACCGCAAGCCGGATCGGGATCAGATCTTCACGCCTGATGAACCCGATGAGGATGACGAGTACTTCGGCAAGAAGTCATGGCTGGAATGA
- a CDS encoding type VII secretion target gives MWNSGDVVVKPESVRAHAGAVESTLGNLGAAKQAADYLAELDDGYGLLVGWYADLTVSSLHRRITDSLQKIVETTEVLPQTLRYCAETFENLDADRQAAIERQQSQIK, from the coding sequence ATGTGGAACAGCGGTGACGTCGTCGTCAAACCGGAGAGTGTGCGGGCGCATGCCGGCGCGGTCGAATCGACGCTCGGGAACCTCGGCGCGGCCAAGCAGGCTGCCGATTATCTGGCCGAGTTGGATGATGGCTATGGACTTCTCGTCGGGTGGTATGCGGACCTGACGGTTAGCTCGCTGCATCGACGGATCACCGACAGTCTGCAGAAGATCGTCGAAACGACCGAGGTGCTGCCGCAGACGCTGCGGTATTGCGCGGAAACCTTCGAAAACCTCGACGCCGACCGTCAGGCCGCGATCGAGCGTCAACAAAGTCAGATCAAATAG
- a CDS encoding acyl-CoA dehydrogenase family protein, giving the protein MTSSPSLLFNPATYDPQHFDAETRRLLKATIEWFESKGKAQLLAEDRGAVWTSEFLEFAGKEKLFATFLTPAAYADGDPNKRWDAARNAALAEIFGFYGLAYWYAEQVTILGLGPIWQSDNEIAKRKAAADLDDGQVMAFALSERDHGADIYNTDLILTPTAPGSADAEAGILFRADGEKYYIGNGNVASMVSVFSRRGDVEGPEGYIWFAADSRHDDYHLIESVIHGQMYVSHFRLENYPVTAADLLHEGPEAFSAALNTVNVGKFNLCHGGIGMVEHSFFEAITHANNRILYGNPVTDFAHVRGNFVDAYARLIAMKLFSDRAVDYFRSASLEDRRYLLFNPMTKSKVTSEAEVAMTLLLDVLAAKGFEKATYFAQASRYINHLPRLEGTVHVNVGQILKFMPNYMLNPKEYPAIGTDLAPGDQPFFWQQGPARGAGKVQFADWTPAYERASEVPNVGRFYEQAQALRSLLLTAAPDADQQKDLDFMLTIGHLFSTVVYGQLILEQAELTGLDRDVLDQIFDFQIRDFNTQAAALLGKPSVTEAQRAWAIGALRSPVADTERFDRVWQQVAAYDGAYAMRP; this is encoded by the coding sequence ATGACGAGTTCGCCCAGCCTGTTGTTCAACCCGGCCACCTACGACCCCCAGCATTTCGATGCCGAGACGCGGCGGCTGCTCAAGGCCACCATCGAGTGGTTCGAGTCCAAGGGCAAGGCGCAGTTGCTGGCCGAGGATCGCGGTGCGGTGTGGACCTCGGAGTTCCTCGAGTTCGCCGGCAAGGAAAAGCTGTTCGCGACGTTCCTGACCCCGGCCGCTTATGCCGACGGCGATCCGAACAAGCGCTGGGACGCGGCGCGCAACGCGGCACTGGCGGAGATCTTCGGGTTCTACGGGCTGGCGTACTGGTACGCCGAGCAGGTCACCATCCTGGGTCTCGGCCCGATCTGGCAGAGCGACAACGAGATCGCCAAGCGCAAGGCCGCCGCCGACCTCGACGACGGTCAGGTGATGGCGTTCGCGCTGTCCGAGCGCGACCACGGCGCTGACATCTACAACACCGACCTCATCCTCACCCCGACCGCACCGGGCAGCGCCGATGCCGAGGCGGGCATTTTGTTCCGCGCCGACGGCGAGAAGTACTACATCGGCAACGGCAACGTCGCCTCGATGGTGTCGGTGTTCTCCCGGCGCGGTGACGTCGAGGGCCCCGAGGGCTACATCTGGTTCGCCGCCGACAGCCGCCACGACGACTATCACCTGATCGAAAGCGTCATCCACGGTCAGATGTATGTCAGCCACTTCCGGCTGGAGAACTACCCGGTGACCGCCGCCGACCTGCTCCACGAAGGGCCGGAGGCCTTCTCGGCCGCGCTCAACACCGTCAACGTCGGCAAGTTCAATCTCTGCCATGGCGGCATCGGCATGGTCGAGCACTCGTTCTTCGAGGCCATCACCCACGCCAACAACCGCATCCTCTACGGTAACCCCGTCACCGACTTCGCCCATGTACGCGGCAATTTCGTCGATGCCTACGCGCGGTTGATCGCGATGAAGCTGTTCAGCGACCGCGCCGTCGACTACTTCCGCAGCGCCTCGCTCGAGGACCGCCGCTACCTGCTGTTCAACCCGATGACCAAGTCCAAGGTCACCTCCGAGGCCGAGGTCGCGATGACCCTGCTGCTGGATGTGCTGGCGGCCAAGGGATTCGAGAAGGCCACCTACTTCGCGCAGGCCTCGCGCTACATCAACCACCTGCCGCGCCTCGAGGGCACCGTCCACGTGAACGTGGGCCAGATCCTGAAGTTCATGCCGAACTACATGCTCAACCCGAAGGAATACCCGGCGATCGGCACCGACCTCGCCCCCGGCGACCAGCCGTTCTTCTGGCAGCAGGGTCCGGCGCGCGGGGCGGGTAAGGTGCAGTTCGCCGACTGGACCCCCGCCTACGAGCGGGCCTCCGAGGTCCCGAATGTCGGCCGGTTCTACGAGCAGGCCCAAGCGCTGCGCAGCCTGCTGCTCACCGCGGCTCCCGATGCCGACCAGCAGAAGGACCTGGACTTCATGCTGACCATCGGCCACCTGTTCTCCACGGTGGTCTACGGCCAGCTGATCCTCGAGCAGGCCGAGCTCACCGGGCTCGACCGCGATGTGCTCGATCAGATCTTCGACTTCCAGATCCGCGACTTCAACACCCAGGCCGCGGCGCTGCTCGGCAAGCCGTCGGTCACCGAAGCCCAGCGTGCCTGGGCGATCGGCGCACTGCGCAGCCCGGTTGCCGACACCGAACGGTTCGACCGGGTGTGGCAGCAGGTGGCGGCCTACGACGGCGCGTACGCGATGCGCCCGTAA
- a CDS encoding ferritin-like domain-containing protein — MTEQRTALQNALDAEHAAVYSYGLIAAYANADRSRLVAEFSAAHRARRDSTVELLEAQGTAPDAPRAAYTPPAPVDDPIPAAHLAVSVESDCAAAWYAVVENATDDSVRATATEALTEAAVRRARWQTILGAVPVTVAFPGRA; from the coding sequence ATGACCGAACAGCGCACGGCGTTGCAGAACGCACTCGATGCCGAGCACGCGGCCGTCTATTCCTACGGCCTGATCGCCGCGTACGCCAACGCCGACCGGTCCCGGCTGGTCGCCGAGTTCAGCGCCGCGCATCGAGCCCGTCGCGACAGCACAGTCGAACTCCTGGAAGCGCAGGGCACCGCACCGGACGCTCCTCGCGCCGCCTACACCCCGCCCGCCCCGGTCGACGATCCGATCCCCGCGGCCCATCTCGCGGTGAGCGTCGAATCCGATTGCGCGGCAGCGTGGTACGCGGTGGTGGAGAACGCGACCGATGACTCGGTGCGCGCCACCGCGACCGAAGCGCTCACCGAAGCCGCCGTGCGCCGCGCTCGCTGGCAGACGATTCTGGGGGCGGTCCCGGTGACTGTCGCCTTTCCCGGCCGGGCGTAG